The Engystomops pustulosus chromosome 2, aEngPut4.maternal, whole genome shotgun sequence genomic interval aaCGAATTGCGCCTTtttaaaatttgcgcctaataaagtgcaaaaaaacccttgcatttgacaaagagccaaaatgacatataaggtgcaaaaaaagagactcacaacaggcgcagagaagggggaagtaagataaatgacccccataatatgTAGTCCCTCCAGTCTAGACCCGGTTACTATAGATATTTCAGTCTAATTAGTAAATCAGGATTTGCAGCCAATTACATCTTCTGGCAGCGTCTGACTCTGGGATGGGCCGTCTCATCCTCTACTTTATCAATGACTGATTGAGAACAACAACGATACAGATTTTCCCAATCCTTTTCCCCTGAACGTTCTTGTAGAATTCTGCATCCTTCCTTCCTGCCGCTGAGATGTTCCTCAGATATTTCTAAGCTCATAGAAACACTGCGGCTCCGCCATAGCATGCAGATCTGCAGGTTCATAGAGAACAGAGAGAAGATGCTGAGACATGGTCACGGGGACACGCCAGGTGGCAAGGTTACCCAAGAACATTCTTCTGCTTGTAGACACCCTCCTTCTCTATTATCCATGAATGAGGGCAAAGACAAGATCTTGTCCACTGTGACCATGCACAGATGTGGGAGACAGAACCGAGACGTGAAAGAAGAGCAGCAGCAGCTGAGGAAGAAGATAaacagcagggagaggaagaGGATGCAAGACCTCAACCTTGCCATGGACGCCTTGAGAGAGGTCATCATGCCCTACTCCGCAACTCATTGCCAGAGCTCTCCAGGACGTAAGTTGTCCAAGATTGCCACCCTACTGCTGGCCAGGAACTACATCCTACTACTGGGGAGCTCTCTCCAAGAACTGCGCAGGATCATAGGGGACATGAGTGGCCCTGGGCCCAGGTTACTACTGGCTGGCTTGCCCTTATTTGCTACTCCAGGATCCGTCTTCTTCTCACCAAGTTCTGGTGGGAGCGGTGGAGACCTTCAACGTGCCACCAAGTTACACTCCCTGTCACTGGAGGAACAGCAATGCTCAGCATTCAGCGTGCCAGGGGGGAGTAGTCTCTGCTCCTGCACCCTCTGTAGGTTCAGCCACTTCATTCCAACCAGCCTCAACATAAAATCCCTACAACTGTCCAAATAAAGCACAGGACATGAGACGCCACTATTCAACATGAACTTATAGCCGAGTAACCAGGGCACTAGGTAGATGCCACCTTCTGAAAGTGGAACCTTACACTACAGACAATTATGGCATTGTTCTCCAGTTCCTGCAAATAAAAGTGTACTTTACATATCGCTTTTTCagtttttcaagatctctgcttgcttccacTCAACAGGAACCGTTTTCTTGTTTAACTCCTGTGGATATAAACCTGTCCTGTAAAAGGAGTCAATACTGAGAGCTCTtattgacaggaagcagagatcttgaaaagggTGAGAAATTGAATAAGAAGAATGGAAAACTTTGTATGACTTTGAAGTTGACAAGACATTTCCAGTTCTTTGTAATGGTTGTACATGAAGCTGTGAATATTTGTTCTATAGTATAGAAGATCATGGACACATAGACAAAGCTTTATATTACTTTACGTTGtggattttctatatttttttgggggggggggggaattacatTTTTACTTTGGGGTATTCTAAATCTCAAGAAGTTGCCGGATGATGTTAGTAACTGAATAGATGAAGGTCTCCTGAGGGTTGTTGATTTCCTACGTGGGAATAGAATGTATAAGGTTTACAAAAGTTTTTGAAATCTTTTATAGGGTTTAGAATCTTGTACTGTCCTTGTTCTATACCTTATACAGGTGCAGGACATGAACCCCAAAATGACATCACATGGATCACACAATGGTGTAGGATAAATGTCTTCTGTAAGAGGGATATGTTTGTACTTTTTGTATTAACATTGTATTTTAATGTTACATTTAGGGATAAAATCTGCGCTGTTGTGTCTTTTTGTAAATCATCATTGAACTAATAAAGGCTTGTATTTTGCTTACAAAAACAATATACAAACTATTGtaccttttttgtttattttgcacACAGTAATAACGAGGGGAGAGTTACTGTAACATTGAGGAGGTTGGATGGTGCAGAAACCTTGTAGCAAAATGAACAGGGTTATGTCATGAGACAGATGGatagatttataaataaatagatatgagatagatagatagatagatagatagatagatagatagataatagatagatagatagataatagatggatgatagatagataatagatagatagatagatagatagatagatagatagatagatagatagatagatagatagatagatagatagatagatactgtaaatAGGAGATGTATAGATTGTTTTGATGGAAagctagagatagatagatagataggagatagataatgaatagatggatagatagatagatagatagatagatagataggagatagataatggatagatggatagatagatagatagatagatagatagatagatagatagatagatagatagataatgggtggatggatagatagatagatatgagatagatagatagatagatagaagatagatagatagatcgatagatagataggagatagatagatagatagatagttagacagatagatagatagatagataggagatagatagatagatagataatgggtggatggatagatagatagatagatagatagatagatagatagatagatatgagatagatagatagatagatagataatagatagatagatagatagatatgagatagatagatagatagatagatagatagatagatactgtaaatagatagagatagattggGGATTGTTGTGTGATTAGTGCGATAGTTTTGCAGCAGATGTCAATGACTTCTCTGTTCTATCCTCACAGCTGGAGACTTGAGCGCTTGGTTCTTATGTCAGGATAACTTTCTGGATGTCGTAACTATGACATAATCTATATTCATAGAACAATAGATTATTCCATCTAAACCCATGTCCAGACTGATCCATGATAACCACAATAGAAGCCTTCTGCACACACCACATAGTAGATTGCTGGGTATAGCAGCCTGTGCCTCTGTTTGGTCTCCAGTCTCGTAGTCATTAGATGTCCATCCTGGTGGACAGTGGATCTCACCTGATTCCTCATACACCTCATAGTCGTCTGGACTGGGAAGGATTATATATGGACGACTGGGCCAGAAAAAATCATTGAGCCTAAAGGTTGAGTCCTGTCAGATTTGGACATTTTGTGGGTCAAAACATTGGTTAGAGAGGAGTCCTGTTAAAGTGCCCCCTGATGTGGGCAGTCCTTCAAGTTCAGGGGCAGGTGTAAGTGATCACCGGGTCATCCTAAAACTGCCTAATTTACCAAATGTAAAATTGGATCTATCTAACTATCTGCGTATTTTCTCATAACTCTGCATTCCTCAGTTTCTCCTTGACAAAGAGTTGTTACCATCTTCACTGTCAAAGGTGCGTGGCCTAAACTGTTACCACCGAATGGACATAGCTGGGACACACCCCAAATTGGTAATAATAATTAAGCACTATCCACAGTAGAGTACCTGGAGATATCAAATGAAGATCTGTCCTGTGGTCAGAAGAAGTGATGTCCAGTGATAAGAGGACATGACATCCTGTGGTCTGAGGAAGTGACTTCCTGTCGTTAGAGGAAGTTGCATCCCATGGACAGAGAAAGTGACGTCCTATGGTCAGAGGATGTGATTTCCCATGGTTACATGAGGTGATGTCCTATGGTTAGAGGAATTTATGTCATGTGGTCAAAGGAAGTGATATCCTCTGGTCAGAAGAAGTGACATCTCCGATCTGAGAAAGTGATGTTCTATAGTCAGATGAAGTAACATTCCCTGGTCAGAGAAGTGTGACATCCCGGGATCTGAGAAAGTGACGTTCCgtagtcagaggaagtgacatccccTAGGTTAGAGGAAGTAATGCACTGTGGTCAAAGGAAGTGCTAttctgtggtcagaggaagtggtGGCCCATGATCAAAGGAAGTGATGCCCCGcagtcagaggaagtgacatcacctgatatcACAGGATATCCTGCAGAGAAAATAAATTCCGCTGGTAAAAGGAAGGGACATCCTGAGGTAAGTATGTTTACTTGTTTTGATCCAACCCCACTGCTTTTTGCCAgatttcctggaaaacccctttaactgctctAAGAGGTTCATTCACAAAAAGATTAAAACTTAATTTTCTTCAAAGCAAGAGATTTATGTGAAACAAGGATCATAAACATTGTAAAGGTGGTtacaatgtacaggcggtcccctacttaagaacaagcgacttacagacggcccctagttacaaacagacctctgtattttcttaatttactgtactttatccttaggctacaataaacatctataacagttattacaggtatCTGCATTGAAGCTTtactcttggttcttatgacaatccaacatttttaaaatccaattgtgacagagacccaaaaaattctggctggatctacaattctaaaatatacagttccgacttacatacaaattcaacttaagtacaaacctacagaacctatctcggacataaccctgggactgcctgtatacccttAGTTGGGTGATTGTAGACTCCCCTTAAAGGGACCTTATCCAAAGTTTCCAAGATGCCCTGTGTGATATATTATAAAATCATGCAGTATATTATAACTATATTATAACTACAGTCTGTTGATAAAAGATAAATGTGAAATATGAATTATAAAATACAAACACAATTCTTTGTGAAACCTTCAGCATCCTCCATTGTATACATTGCGGTGGTGCTACGTAGGGTTAGTAAAAACCAACTTCTGTAAAAGGTCCAAGTGTTTGCCATTGAAAGGATTAATCCGGGATCTTTGAAAAGCTCCGTCCCAGGATTCCTTTCTCCTCCCATGATGGACTCCTAGCAGTCTCCGACCTGCGGCCGATTGTCTATACATCTCCTTTGTGTCGCGCTGCATTGTGCATGATCTTTATGATTCAGTAAAACGTGTCGCCGCTGAATAGTCATCAATAGATCCATTATTAATCAGCAATGGTGGGTTGTGTCCGGCAGCCGCGGCACAGGTGGATTGTCTCTACGAGACGCATATTAACACACACATTCTCTATAGAACAGATTtcctttcattaaagggaacattATAGAAGTCACAACATACAATAAGACACAAAGTCATTGTGCGAGGATCTTCACACGTTCTAAGTTTTGGaattctctcctacacacacatcaATATCCGGGATGTTGCCAAAATTGGGGCCCccccccaatgcaaaatctgcacCAGACCACCTGACTAGAATGCATTTAGTATAGTACAGGCGGTACctgagttatgtacaagataggctccatcggtttgttcttaagttgaatttgtatgtaagtagaaactgtatattttataattcgagttgcaggcaaaaaaaaaaaatgacaattggaatttaattttttttgctgtaatgggaccattatcaataaaacttcataacagacatatagtaaagtatccagagagcttcaccagaggtcacaatgggcagaagtgtctgtctttaactagtggtcgtccgtaagtcgggtgtgcttaagtaggggaccgcctgtactaatgtACCTATTTTGGGAAGGGACACCTTTTGGACCTCTTAGGGTTCAGGACTTCAGGGTCCTTTTGTTTCCCCTTCACTCCGTGAGTTACTGGTCATGATGGTGCTCTACATATTGTCATGGGACTTCTTACGAGGTCCTTACAGTGTGATTGTCTTTACATGGACAATGTGTGAAGGGGGTTGTTTAAATTTTGGGGCATttcaaaaaagataaaaatcatCTACCCACATCGCTAAACCGGTCACCTGGTCACTAGGAGAATCCCTCTAACCATAAATTACAGGCagcccccgagttacatacaaaattgggtccataggtttgttcttaagttgaatttgtatgtaagtcgaaactgtatctttt includes:
- the OLIG1 gene encoding oligodendrocyte transcription factor 1, whose protein sequence is MQICRFIENREKMLRHGHGDTPGGKVTQEHSSACRHPPSLLSMNEGKDKILSTVTMHRCGRQNRDVKEEQQQLRKKINSRERKRMQDLNLAMDALREVIMPYSATHCQSSPGRKLSKIATLLLARNYILLLGSSLQELRRIIGDMSGPGPRLLLAGLPLFATPGSVFFSPSSGGSGGDLQRATKLHSLSLEEQQCSAFSVPGGSSLCSCTLCRFSHFIPTSLNIKSLQLSK